The Streptomyces sp. CC0208 genome window below encodes:
- a CDS encoding PTS transporter subunit EIIC, whose protein sequence is MSSETEISPARRRWQSAFQGLQKMGRSLQLPIAVLPAAGILNRLGQPDVFGDDGLGWTNVSKVMAGAGGALLDGQLGLPLLFCVGVAIGMAKKSDGSTALAAVAGFLVYYSVLRQFPEDCPSGAKAVQGIGCQATVDQTVVAFTYQNPGVFGGIVMGLLTAFFWQRYHRTKLVDWLGFFNGRRLVPIIMAFVAIVFAALCLWVWPPIGDGLESFSDWLKGAGAWGSGLFGVANRALLVIGLHQFLNVPIWFQFGTYTKPDGTEVHGDINMFLAGDPNAGQFTSGFFPIMMFALPAAALAITHCARPGRRKEIGGLMLSVALTSFVTGITEPIEYSFLFVAPLLYVVHAVLTGVSMAVTWGLGVHDGFSFSAGLIDYVINWNLATRPWAIVPIGLCFAVLYYVIFRFAITKFDLKTPGREPEEEVEDVTQV, encoded by the coding sequence ATGAGTTCAGAGACGGAGATCTCACCCGCGCGCCGGCGGTGGCAGTCGGCGTTCCAGGGGTTGCAGAAGATGGGCCGCAGTCTTCAGCTGCCCATCGCCGTGCTGCCGGCCGCGGGCATCCTCAACCGGCTCGGACAGCCGGACGTGTTCGGGGACGACGGTCTTGGCTGGACGAACGTCTCCAAGGTGATGGCGGGTGCGGGTGGGGCCCTGCTCGACGGTCAGCTGGGGCTGCCGTTGCTGTTCTGTGTGGGTGTGGCCATCGGGATGGCGAAGAAGTCGGACGGGTCGACGGCGCTGGCGGCGGTGGCCGGATTCCTCGTCTACTACTCGGTGTTGAGGCAGTTCCCGGAGGACTGTCCGAGCGGGGCGAAGGCTGTGCAGGGCATCGGGTGCCAGGCGACGGTGGACCAGACGGTGGTGGCGTTCACCTACCAGAATCCGGGGGTGTTCGGCGGCATCGTGATGGGGCTGCTGACGGCGTTCTTCTGGCAGCGGTACCACCGCACGAAGCTGGTGGACTGGCTCGGGTTCTTCAACGGGCGGCGGTTGGTGCCGATCATCATGGCGTTCGTGGCGATCGTGTTCGCCGCGCTGTGCCTGTGGGTGTGGCCGCCGATCGGTGACGGTCTCGAGAGCTTCAGCGACTGGCTGAAGGGCGCGGGGGCGTGGGGTTCGGGGCTGTTCGGTGTGGCGAACCGGGCGTTGCTGGTGATCGGGCTGCACCAGTTCCTGAACGTGCCCATCTGGTTCCAGTTCGGGACGTACACCAAGCCGGACGGCACCGAGGTGCACGGCGACATCAACATGTTCCTGGCGGGGGATCCGAACGCGGGGCAGTTCACCTCGGGGTTCTTCCCGATCATGATGTTCGCGCTGCCGGCGGCGGCGCTGGCGATCACGCACTGTGCAAGGCCGGGGCGGCGCAAGGAGATCGGCGGCCTGATGCTCTCCGTGGCCCTGACGTCCTTCGTGACGGGGATCACCGAGCCGATCGAGTACTCGTTCCTGTTCGTCGCGCCGCTGCTGTACGTGGTGCACGCGGTGTTGACGGGGGTGTCGATGGCGGTGACGTGGGGGCTGGGGGTGCATGACGGTTTCAGCTTCTCGGCCGGTCTCATCGACTACGTCATCAACTGGAACCTCGCGACGAGACCGTGGGCGATCGTGCCGATCGGCCTGTGTTTCGCGGTCCTCTACTACGTGATCTTCCGGTTCGCGATCACGAAGTTCGACCTCAAGACGCCGGGCCGGGAGCCCGAGGAGGAGGTCGAGGACGTCACCCAGGTGTAG
- a CDS encoding PTS glucose/sucrose transporter subunit IIB produces MATKAEKIVAGLGGIGNIDEIEGCITRLRTEVHDAALVDEAALKAAGAHGVVKMGTAIQVVIGTDADPIAAEIEDMM; encoded by the coding sequence ATGGCCACCAAGGCAGAGAAGATCGTCGCCGGACTCGGCGGCATCGGCAACATCGACGAGATCGAGGGCTGCATCACGCGCCTGCGCACCGAGGTCCACGACGCGGCCCTAGTCGACGAAGCCGCCCTCAAGGCCGCCGGCGCCCACGGCGTCGTCAAGATGGGCACCGCCATCCAGGTCGTCATCGGCACCGACGCCGACCCGATCGCCGCCGAGATCGAGGACATGATGTGA
- the rph gene encoding ribonuclease PH, with protein sequence MSRIDGRTPEQLRPVTIERGWSKHAEGSVLVSFGDTKVFCTASVTEGVPRWRKGSGEGWVTAEYSMLPRATNTRGDRESVRGKIGGRTHEISRLIGRSLRAVIDYKALGENTIVLDCDVLQADGGTRTAAITGAYVALADAVAWAQGKKLIKAGRRPLTGTVSAVSVGIVGGVPLLDLCYEEDVRAETDMNVVCTGDGRFVEVQGTAEAEPFARDELNSLLDLAVLGCSELTVLQSKALDTVLER encoded by the coding sequence ATGTCTCGAATCGACGGCCGCACCCCCGAACAACTCCGCCCGGTCACCATCGAACGCGGCTGGAGCAAGCACGCCGAGGGCTCCGTCCTCGTCTCCTTCGGCGACACCAAGGTCTTCTGCACCGCCTCCGTCACCGAAGGAGTCCCCCGCTGGCGCAAGGGCAGCGGCGAGGGCTGGGTGACCGCCGAGTACTCCATGCTGCCCCGCGCCACCAACACCCGCGGCGACCGCGAGTCCGTCCGCGGCAAGATCGGCGGCCGCACGCACGAGATCAGCCGCCTCATCGGCCGCTCCCTGCGCGCGGTCATCGACTACAAGGCGCTCGGCGAGAACACCATCGTCCTCGACTGCGACGTCCTCCAGGCCGATGGCGGCACCCGCACCGCCGCCATCACCGGCGCCTACGTTGCCCTCGCCGACGCCGTCGCCTGGGCCCAGGGCAAGAAACTGATCAAGGCCGGCCGCCGCCCGCTGACCGGAACCGTGTCCGCCGTCTCGGTGGGCATCGTGGGAGGGGTGCCCTTGCTGGACCTCTGCTACGAGGAGGACGTCCGCGCCGAGACCGACATGAACGTCGTCTGCACCGGCGACGGCCGCTTCGTCGAGGTCCAGGGCACCGCCGAGGCCGAGCCCTTCGCCCGCGACGAGCTCAACTCCCTCCTCGACCTCGCGGTCCTGGGCTGCTCGGAACTCACCGTCCTGCAGAGCAAGGCGCTCGATACGGTCCTCGAAAGGTAA
- the rdgB gene encoding RdgB/HAM1 family non-canonical purine NTP pyrophosphatase — MTRLILATRNAGKITELHAILADAGLPFDLVGADAYPEIPDVKETGVTFAENALLKAHALAQATGLPAVADDSGLCVDVLNGAPGIFSARWSGRHGDDKANLELLLAQLSDIADEHRGAHFACAAALALPDGTERVVEGRLRGVLRHTPVGTNGFGYDPILQPEGETRTCAELSAEEKNAISHRGQAFRALVPVVRELLG; from the coding sequence ATGACCCGCCTGATCCTCGCCACCCGCAACGCCGGCAAAATCACCGAGCTCCACGCGATCCTCGCCGACGCAGGTCTGCCCTTCGACCTCGTCGGCGCGGACGCGTACCCCGAGATCCCCGACGTCAAGGAAACCGGCGTCACCTTCGCCGAGAACGCCCTCCTGAAGGCCCACGCCCTGGCCCAGGCCACGGGGTTGCCGGCGGTCGCCGACGACTCGGGGCTCTGCGTGGACGTCCTGAACGGCGCTCCCGGCATCTTCTCGGCCCGCTGGTCGGGACGCCACGGAGACGACAAGGCCAACCTGGAACTGCTCCTGGCCCAGCTCTCGGACATCGCCGACGAACACCGAGGCGCCCACTTCGCCTGCGCGGCGGCACTCGCCCTGCCGGACGGCACGGAGCGGGTCGTCGAGGGCCGGCTGCGGGGCGTCCTGCGTCACACCCCGGTAGGCACGAACGGCTTCGGCTACGACCCGATCCTCCAGCCGGAGGGCGAGACACGGACGTGCGCCGAACTGAGCGCCGAGGAGAAGAACGCGATCAGCCACCGGGGGCAGGCGTTCCGGGCGCTGGTGCCGGTGGTGCGGGAGTTGTTGGGCTGA
- a CDS encoding HNH endonuclease, which produces MTSGTHYTRERLTEAAARCSDLDQVIAFFGTRPYGYLRKYLTKRFAHFDIDISHFRPCGRSARPTPDELRTAVAESTSLAEVLRHLDRADNGAQRRKLREWIADDHLTTAHFLGQAHQRGRPAPNAKPHDEVLVQHENGHRTATKLLRRALNEVGVPEKCARCGVGPEWFGRPMTLEIDHINGDWSDDRRENLRLLCPNCHAITSTWCRGGGKRRAAPGTMAGG; this is translated from the coding sequence ATGACCAGCGGTACGCACTACACCCGCGAGCGGCTGACCGAGGCGGCAGCCCGGTGTTCCGACCTCGACCAGGTCATCGCCTTCTTCGGCACCCGGCCATATGGCTATCTGCGCAAGTACCTCACAAAGCGATTCGCCCACTTCGACATCGACATCTCGCACTTCCGCCCGTGCGGCAGATCCGCCCGGCCCACCCCCGACGAACTACGGACGGCAGTTGCCGAGTCGACTTCGCTGGCAGAGGTACTGCGCCACTTGGACCGCGCGGACAATGGTGCGCAGAGACGGAAGCTGCGTGAATGGATCGCCGACGATCACCTCACGACGGCACACTTCTTGGGCCAGGCGCACCAGCGGGGAAGACCGGCCCCGAACGCCAAGCCCCATGACGAGGTGCTGGTTCAGCACGAGAACGGACACCGAACGGCGACAAAGCTCCTACGCCGCGCCCTGAACGAAGTCGGAGTACCCGAGAAGTGCGCACGGTGCGGTGTCGGACCCGAGTGGTTCGGCAGGCCCATGACCCTGGAGATCGATCACATCAATGGAGACTGGAGCGATGACCGGCGCGAGAATCTGCGCCTGCTGTGCCCCAACTGCCACGCGATCACCAGCACCTGGTGCAGGGGAGGCGGAAAGCGGCGAGCGGCTCCCGGTACGATGGCAGGCGGCTAG
- a CDS encoding HNH endonuclease signature motif containing protein: protein MGASAYTKERMEEAARGARTLSEACERLGVDPKSWKRRYVHERMKKLGVDVSHFEREGVKWTREVLEPVVAVSTSVNEVLRRLGLGMVGGHHTNISRRIKAHGIDTSHFSLVVRTERQRYNQRRRTAQEILVEDTSADARRVPSSRLKRAMREEGVDERCALCGIEGVWLGEPLPLEVDHIDGNWRNNRIGNLRLLCPNCHSTTDSYRGRGKGRAA from the coding sequence GTGGGGGCCAGTGCGTACACCAAGGAGCGGATGGAGGAGGCGGCTCGGGGGGCTCGGACGTTGTCGGAGGCTTGCGAAAGGTTGGGGGTGGATCCCAAGAGCTGGAAGCGCCGGTATGTGCACGAGCGGATGAAGAAGCTGGGAGTGGACGTCTCGCACTTCGAGCGGGAGGGCGTCAAGTGGACAAGAGAAGTCCTGGAACCAGTGGTCGCCGTGTCGACAAGCGTCAACGAGGTCCTACGGCGGCTCGGGCTGGGGATGGTCGGCGGCCACCACACGAACATCTCGCGCCGCATCAAGGCACACGGCATCGACACCTCCCACTTCTCGCTGGTGGTTCGTACGGAGCGGCAGCGGTACAACCAGCGACGCCGGACCGCCCAGGAGATCCTCGTCGAGGACACCTCGGCCGATGCCCGACGGGTACCGAGCAGCCGCCTGAAGCGAGCGATGCGCGAGGAGGGGGTGGATGAGCGATGCGCCCTATGTGGGATCGAGGGCGTGTGGCTCGGGGAGCCGCTCCCGCTGGAGGTCGACCACATCGACGGTAACTGGCGGAACAATCGCATCGGAAACCTGCGGCTGCTGTGTCCCAACTGCCACTCGACAACGGACAGTTACCGGGGTCGCGGGAAGGGGCGCGCCGCATGA
- the bcp gene encoding thioredoxin-dependent thiol peroxidase produces MSERLQPGDVAPAFTLPDADGHDVSLSAHKGRKVIVYFYPAALTPGCTKQACDFTDNLEVLAGAGYDVIGISPDAPEKLAKFREEESLKVTLLADPDKTVTEAYGAYGEKKNYGKTYMGVIRSTIIVDEEGKVERALYNVRATGHVAKIIKDLGI; encoded by the coding sequence ATGAGCGAGCGACTCCAGCCCGGGGACGTGGCCCCCGCCTTCACCCTCCCCGACGCCGACGGCCACGACGTGTCCCTCTCCGCCCACAAGGGCCGCAAGGTCATCGTCTACTTCTACCCGGCCGCCCTGACCCCCGGCTGCACGAAGCAGGCCTGCGACTTCACCGACAACCTGGAGGTGCTGGCCGGCGCGGGCTACGACGTCATCGGCATCTCCCCGGACGCCCCGGAGAAGCTGGCGAAGTTCCGCGAGGAGGAATCCCTCAAGGTCACCCTCCTCGCCGACCCGGACAAGACCGTCACCGAGGCCTACGGCGCCTACGGCGAGAAGAAGAACTACGGCAAGACCTACATGGGCGTCATCCGCTCCACGATCATCGTGGACGAGGAGGGCAAGGTCGAACGGGCCCTGTACAACGTCCGGGCGACGGGCCATGTGGCGAAGATCATCAAGGACCTGGGTATCTGA
- a CDS encoding DUF3618 domain-containing protein: protein MADTSDIRTPAQIEADIKRRREVLADTLDEIGVRVHPKTIVGDAKAKVVSNIDHTLGRAYVSVNKAVTDVKAQFVDEEGAPRLERVLPVALVAVGLVGLLALGTRRRKG, encoded by the coding sequence GTGGCGGACACGTCGGACATCAGAACCCCGGCGCAGATCGAGGCGGACATCAAGCGCCGCCGCGAGGTGCTGGCAGACACGCTCGACGAGATCGGGGTGCGGGTGCACCCGAAGACGATCGTCGGCGACGCCAAGGCCAAAGTCGTCTCCAACATCGACCACACGCTCGGGCGGGCGTACGTCTCCGTCAACAAGGCGGTCACGGACGTGAAGGCCCAGTTCGTGGACGAGGAGGGCGCTCCTCGCCTGGAGCGTGTCCTGCCCGTCGCTCTCGTCGCCGTGGGACTCGTGGGGCTGCTCGCCCTGGGAACCCGGCGCCGCAAGGGCTGA
- a CDS encoding co-chaperone GroES → MSAKRNDTPQDKLPIRMLHDRVLVRQENGEGERRSGGGILIPATAAVGRRLAWAEVVAVGQNVRTVEPGDRVLYDPEDRAEVEVRGTGYVLMRERDLHAVAADRFEGSEDSTGLYL, encoded by the coding sequence GTGAGCGCCAAGAGAAACGACACCCCGCAGGACAAGCTGCCCATCCGGATGCTGCACGACCGCGTACTCGTGCGGCAGGAGAACGGTGAGGGCGAGCGGAGGTCGGGAGGCGGCATCCTCATTCCCGCCACCGCGGCCGTCGGACGCCGGCTGGCCTGGGCCGAGGTCGTCGCCGTGGGGCAGAACGTACGGACCGTGGAGCCGGGTGACCGGGTGCTGTACGACCCGGAGGACCGGGCCGAGGTCGAGGTGCGCGGGACCGGTTACGTCCTCATGCGTGAGCGTGATCTGCACGCCGTGGCGGCCGACCGGTTCGAGGGCTCCGAGGACTCGACGGGCCTGTACCTGTAG
- a CDS encoding transglycosylase domain-containing protein has protein sequence MSDQPQQPTTEGWAPTDPQAPAEPDGKNKAKRPKRTGWRRLIPTWRMLLGTFVIGLIALAGLFFLGYSMVNIPPANALAMKQTNVYLYADGSQLARDGEVNRENVSLAQVSKDAQHAVLAAEDRDFYTESAIDPKAMLRAGWNTATGKGKQSGSTITQQYVKNYYLAQEQTVTRKAKEFFISIKLDREKSKDQILEGYLNTSYFGRNAYGIQAAAQAYYGKDAVDLDPAHAAYLAALVNAPSEYDVVAHPENKAAAQARWNYVLDGMVKKGWLAQSERTGLKFPMPKEQTVSTGLSGQRGYIKDAVEDYIIKNKILTKDQLEAGGYRITTTLEKSKQDAFVKAVNDQVMKKLDKKNNKADNYVRAGGASVDPKTGKVVAVYGGIDYVKQYTNGATRGDFQVGSIFKPIVFASAVQNHSETQDGELITPNTYYDGTNRRPVVGWNGGTYAPENEDQDSYGDITVREATNRSVNSVYAQMAVDVGSDKVKRTAIDLGIPSDTPDLTASPSIALGVNTASVLDMAEAYATLANHGRHGTYTMIDKITRDGEDTVELPRQKTEQAVSREAADTTTSILQSVVENGTATAAQGADRPAAGKTGTAEEDTAAWFAGYTPELATVVSVMGQDPVTAAHKSLYGAMGLQRVNGGGPPAEIWAQYTKAALKGKPAGEFDLELQEGAEEQAPSSQAPVDPTTGGQDDGGTTGDTTGGQDTEGQTEGPTRGQDNGGTTTTGGNTTTGGTTGGTTDGGTTTGGTTGGTNNGGTTTDGGTTDGGATGETTGGTTGDTPSGGATTEGAGLVSTSRRD, from the coding sequence ATGAGCGACCAGCCGCAGCAGCCGACGACCGAGGGCTGGGCACCGACAGACCCACAGGCGCCCGCAGAGCCCGACGGGAAGAACAAGGCCAAGCGGCCCAAGCGCACCGGCTGGCGACGGCTGATCCCGACCTGGCGCATGCTGCTGGGCACCTTCGTCATCGGACTGATCGCCCTGGCCGGCCTGTTCTTCCTCGGCTACTCCATGGTCAACATCCCGCCGGCCAACGCGCTCGCCATGAAGCAGACCAACGTCTACCTCTACGCCGACGGCAGCCAGCTCGCCCGCGACGGCGAGGTCAACCGCGAGAACGTCTCCCTCGCACAGGTCTCCAAGGACGCCCAGCACGCCGTACTCGCCGCCGAGGACCGCGACTTCTACACCGAGTCCGCGATCGACCCCAAGGCCATGCTCCGCGCCGGCTGGAACACCGCCACCGGCAAGGGCAAGCAGTCCGGCTCCACGATCACCCAGCAGTACGTGAAGAACTACTACCTGGCCCAGGAGCAGACCGTCACCCGCAAGGCCAAGGAGTTCTTCATCTCGATCAAGCTGGACCGCGAGAAGTCCAAGGACCAGATCCTCGAGGGCTACCTCAACACCAGCTACTTCGGCCGCAACGCCTACGGCATCCAGGCCGCCGCCCAGGCCTACTACGGCAAGGACGCCGTCGACCTCGACCCCGCCCACGCCGCCTACCTCGCCGCGCTGGTCAACGCGCCGAGCGAGTACGACGTCGTCGCGCACCCCGAGAACAAGGCGGCGGCCCAGGCCCGCTGGAACTACGTCCTGGACGGCATGGTCAAGAAGGGCTGGCTCGCCCAGTCCGAGCGCACCGGACTGAAGTTCCCGATGCCCAAGGAGCAGACCGTCTCCACCGGCCTGTCCGGGCAGCGCGGCTACATCAAGGACGCGGTCGAGGACTACATCATCAAGAACAAGATCCTCACCAAGGACCAGCTGGAGGCGGGCGGCTACCGCATCACCACCACCCTGGAGAAGAGCAAGCAGGACGCCTTCGTGAAGGCGGTGAACGACCAGGTGATGAAGAAGCTCGACAAGAAGAACAACAAGGCCGACAACTACGTCCGCGCGGGCGGCGCCTCCGTCGACCCGAAGACCGGCAAGGTCGTTGCCGTGTACGGCGGCATCGACTACGTCAAGCAGTACACGAACGGCGCGACCCGAGGCGACTTCCAGGTCGGCTCCATCTTCAAGCCCATCGTGTTCGCCTCAGCCGTCCAGAACCACTCCGAGACCCAGGACGGCGAGCTCATCACCCCCAACACCTACTACGACGGCACCAACAGGCGGCCGGTCGTCGGGTGGAACGGCGGCACCTACGCCCCCGAGAACGAGGACCAGGACTCCTACGGCGACATCACCGTCCGCGAGGCCACCAACAGGTCCGTCAACTCGGTGTACGCGCAGATGGCCGTCGACGTCGGCTCCGACAAGGTCAAGCGGACCGCGATCGACCTGGGCATCCCCTCCGACACCCCCGACCTGACGGCGTCCCCGTCCATCGCGCTCGGCGTGAACACCGCGAGCGTCCTCGACATGGCGGAGGCCTACGCCACCCTCGCCAACCACGGCCGGCACGGCACGTACACGATGATCGACAAGATCACCAGGGACGGCGAGGACACCGTCGAGCTGCCCCGGCAGAAGACCGAGCAGGCCGTCAGCCGCGAGGCCGCCGACACCACCACCTCGATCCTCCAGAGCGTCGTCGAGAACGGCACCGCCACCGCCGCCCAGGGCGCGGACCGCCCCGCCGCGGGCAAGACCGGCACCGCCGAGGAGGACACCGCGGCCTGGTTCGCCGGCTACACCCCCGAACTCGCCACGGTCGTCTCCGTCATGGGCCAGGACCCGGTGACCGCCGCGCACAAGTCGCTGTACGGCGCGATGGGCCTGCAGCGCGTCAACGGCGGCGGACCGCCCGCCGAGATCTGGGCGCAGTACACCAAGGCCGCCCTCAAGGGGAAGCCGGCCGGCGAGTTCGACCTCGAACTCCAGGAGGGCGCCGAGGAGCAGGCCCCCAGCAGCCAGGCCCCCGTCGACCCGACCACGGGCGGCCAGGACGACGGCGGCACCACGGGCGACACCACCGGCGGCCAGGACACCGAGGGCCAGACCGAGGGGCCGACCCGGGGCCAGGACAACGGCGGCACGACCACGACCGGCGGCAACACCACGACGGGCGGCACCACCGGGGGCACGACCGACGGCGGCACGACCACGGGCGGGACCACGGGGGGCACCAACAACGGCGGCACCACGACCGACGGCGGCACCACCGACGGCGGCGCGACGGGCGAGACGACCGGCGGCACCACCGGAGACACACCGAGCGGCGGGGCGACGACGGAGGGCGCGGGCCTGGTGAGCACGTCCAGACGGGACTGA
- a CDS encoding ABC-2 family transporter protein — MGSWRLYAAVVAGGFRRYATYRAATFAGVFTNTVFGVILVYTYLALWDEKPHLGGYDQAQAVTYVWLGQCLYSTLAIQGGGAEKDVIERIRTGEIAVDLYRPADLQLWWLASDLGRALFQLIGRGVIPFVFGALFFPMALPTDVMSWAALLVALALAMVVSFGIRYLAALSVFWLMDGMGIMQGVMITGVFCSGIVFPLNAFPGVLGDIVRALPWAAQLQMPADVLMGETDPFGAYAFQATWAVVLLAAGRLLQSAATRRVVVQGG; from the coding sequence GTGGGTTCCTGGCGGTTGTACGCGGCCGTCGTGGCAGGGGGATTCCGACGATACGCGACATATCGCGCGGCAACGTTCGCGGGGGTGTTCACCAACACCGTCTTCGGTGTGATCCTCGTCTACACGTATCTCGCGCTGTGGGACGAGAAGCCCCATCTGGGGGGCTACGACCAGGCGCAGGCGGTCACCTACGTCTGGCTGGGGCAGTGTCTCTACTCGACGCTGGCCATTCAGGGCGGCGGTGCCGAGAAGGACGTGATCGAGCGGATCCGCACGGGTGAGATCGCGGTCGACCTGTACCGCCCGGCCGATCTCCAACTGTGGTGGCTGGCGAGCGACTTGGGCCGTGCGCTGTTCCAGCTGATCGGGCGGGGCGTGATCCCCTTCGTGTTCGGCGCGCTGTTCTTCCCGATGGCGCTGCCCACCGACGTCATGTCCTGGGCGGCCCTGCTCGTGGCGCTGGCGCTGGCGATGGTCGTCAGCTTCGGGATCCGCTATCTGGCGGCTCTGAGTGTGTTCTGGCTGATGGACGGCATGGGGATCATGCAGGGCGTGATGATCACGGGCGTCTTCTGCTCCGGCATAGTGTTCCCGCTCAACGCCTTCCCGGGCGTGCTGGGCGACATCGTGCGGGCGCTGCCGTGGGCGGCGCAGCTCCAGATGCCGGCGGACGTGCTGATGGGGGAGACCGACCCATTCGGCGCGTACGCCTTCCAGGCGACCTGGGCGGTGGTGCTGCTGGCGGCCGGGCGGCTGCTGCAGTCGGCGGCGACCCGGCGGGTGGTGGTGCAGGGTGGCTGA
- a CDS encoding ABC transporter permease, producing MAETSRLGEGVRAYWLIAGMWIRSAMTYRTSFVVTMCGNLLMTGLDFVGILLMFSQVDSLGGWGLPEIAFLYGLSVTAFGIADLVLGSMDVLGSRIRDGSFDILLVRPAPVLAQIGADRFAVRRLGRITQGVVVLGWALTSVHVDWSAAKVLLVPVMVVSGAAIFCAVFVAGAAFQIFAQDASEVQNAFTYGGTTLLQYPPTVFGKDFVRGVTFVLPLAFVNWVPASYVLGRPYPLDLPRWAAFTPPLVAVACAALAGLAWRAGLGSYRSTGS from the coding sequence GTGGCTGAGACGTCCCGTCTGGGCGAGGGGGTGCGCGCCTACTGGCTGATCGCCGGCATGTGGATCCGGTCCGCGATGACCTACCGCACCTCCTTCGTCGTCACGATGTGCGGCAACCTGCTGATGACCGGTCTGGACTTCGTCGGGATCCTGCTGATGTTCTCGCAGGTCGACTCGCTGGGCGGCTGGGGGCTGCCCGAGATCGCCTTCCTCTACGGCCTCTCGGTGACCGCCTTCGGGATCGCCGACCTGGTGCTCGGCTCGATGGACGTGCTGGGCTCGCGGATCCGGGACGGCTCCTTCGACATCCTGCTGGTGCGGCCGGCGCCGGTGCTCGCGCAGATCGGCGCGGACCGTTTCGCGGTGCGCCGCCTGGGCCGGATCACCCAGGGCGTGGTGGTGCTGGGGTGGGCGCTGACCTCGGTGCACGTCGACTGGAGTGCGGCGAAGGTGCTGCTGGTGCCGGTGATGGTGGTGAGCGGCGCGGCGATCTTCTGCGCGGTGTTCGTGGCGGGCGCGGCCTTCCAGATCTTCGCGCAGGACGCCTCCGAGGTGCAGAACGCGTTCACTTACGGCGGTACGACCCTGCTGCAGTACCCGCCGACGGTGTTCGGGAAGGACTTCGTGCGCGGGGTGACGTTCGTGCTGCCCCTCGCCTTCGTCAACTGGGTGCCGGCCTCTTATGTGTTGGGCAGGCCGTACCCGCTGGATCTGCCGCGGTGGGCGGCCTTCACCCCGCCGCTGGTGGCGGTGGCGTGCGCCGCGCTGGCGGGGCTCGCGTGGCGGGCAGGGCTCGGGTCGTATCGGAGTACGGGGAGTTAG
- a CDS encoding ATP-binding cassette domain-containing protein, with protein sequence MDQAADGATGAFIELDRVEKVFDVRKKTGFLKRERRQVRAVDSISFTVARGEMVGYIGPNGAGKSTTIKMLTGILTPSGGRLRVAGIDPSRERTRLAHRIGVVFGQRTTLWWDLPLIDSYKLMHRMYRIPDARYRENLDRCVELLELADLLDVPVRQLSLGQRMRGDIAAALLHDPEVLYLDEPTIGLDVISKAKVRGFLRELNTERGTTVLLTTHDLQDIEQLCSRVMVIDHGRLMYDGPLAGLHEVGESERTLVVDLERELPPIEAAPARVVRVEGPRQWLAFPASESAAALVARVAAEYPLVDLSVREPDIEAVIAKMYAGEAEKAVS encoded by the coding sequence ATGGACCAGGCGGCGGACGGGGCGACGGGCGCCTTCATTGAACTCGACCGCGTCGAGAAGGTCTTCGACGTGCGCAAGAAGACCGGTTTCCTCAAACGGGAGCGGCGCCAGGTGCGGGCGGTCGACTCGATCTCCTTCACCGTGGCGCGCGGCGAGATGGTCGGGTACATCGGCCCGAACGGTGCCGGCAAGTCGACGACGATCAAGATGCTGACGGGCATCCTGACCCCGTCCGGCGGCCGGCTGCGGGTGGCCGGCATCGACCCGTCCCGCGAGCGCACCCGCCTGGCCCACCGGATCGGGGTCGTCTTCGGACAGCGGACCACGCTCTGGTGGGACCTCCCGCTGATCGACTCCTACAAGCTGATGCACCGCATGTACCGCATCCCGGACGCCCGTTACCGCGAGAACCTCGACCGCTGCGTCGAACTCCTCGAACTGGCCGACCTGTTGGACGTCCCGGTACGACAGCTGTCCCTGGGCCAGCGCATGCGGGGCGACATCGCGGCGGCCCTGCTGCACGATCCCGAGGTGCTGTACCTGGACGAGCCCACCATCGGACTCGACGTCATCTCCAAGGCCAAGGTGCGGGGATTCCTGCGGGAGTTGAACACCGAGCGTGGCACGACGGTCCTGCTGACCACCCACGACCTCCAGGACATCGAGCAGCTCTGCTCACGCGTGATGGTCATCGACCACGGGCGCCTGATGTACGACGGTCCGCTCGCCGGACTCCACGAGGTGGGCGAGAGCGAGCGCACCCTGGTGGTGGACCTGGAGCGGGAGTTGCCGCCGATCGAGGCGGCGCCCGCGCGCGTGGTGAGGGTGGAGGGACCGCGGCAGTGGCTGGCGTTCCCGGCGTCCGAGTCGGCGGCGGCGCTGGTGGCGCGGGTCGCGGCGGAGTATCCCCTGGTGGATCTGTCGGTGCGGGAGCCGGACATCGAGGCGGTGATCGCAAAAATGTATGCGGGAGAAGCGGAGAAAGCGGTGTCGTAG